In Primulina huaijiensis isolate GDHJ02 chromosome 6, ASM1229523v2, whole genome shotgun sequence, a single window of DNA contains:
- the LOC140979042 gene encoding uncharacterized protein yields MSRLLEHEHEGYLIYAVDVTEKKKEVGIEEIPVVAEFADVFLDEIPCFPPVREVEFGMELMPGVRLSMLGIYVQYYRYCEIDSCMPNSVNVSTLLAEPDIYGCIRDAQMIDERVQRWKELVSRKQETHFRVADDGSLRMKDRWVVPDTPELRQGLLRRAHCSQYSIHPGGKKMYKDLRSQFWWKGMKRDVIEVVRRCLNCQQIKAERRRPGGELRSLEVPTWKWEHISMDFVTHLPRSTGTIDAIWVIVDRLTKVAHFIPYSMNSTYLTMAQLSPLYWDDVDRAVVTGPEMILEMEQKVKLIQQRLKAAQDRQAAYANKRRRPLEFQQGDRVFLKVSPFRGTVRFDMKGKLAPRYVGPYEILQRIGTLAYRLALPPSLSGIHDVFHVSMLRKYEPDPSHVFDIYEVQLDPDVSYVERPVCILYRSERKLRSKLIPMVKVQWEHRGVEEATWETERYMRELYPYLF; encoded by the exons ATGTCTCGGTTATTGGAGCATGAacatgagggttatcttatttatGCTGTAGATGTAACAGAGAAGAAGAAGGAGGTGGGAATAGAGGAGATACCTGTAGTTGccgagtttgctgatgtatttcTTGATGAGATTCCATGCTTCCCACCAGTCCGTGAGGTGGAGTTTGGGAtggagttgatgccag GAGTGAGGCTGAGCATGTTGGGCATTTACGTTCAGTATTACAGGTACTGCGAGATAGACAGTTGTATGCCAAACTCagtaaat GTATCTACCTTATTGGCTGAACCTGATATTTATGGTTGTATTCGTGACGCACAGATGATAGATGAGAGAGTTCAGCGATGGAAGGAGTTAGTTTCTCGGAAACAAGAGACTCATTTTAGAGTGGCTGATGATGGCAGTTTGAGGATGAAGGATAGATGGGTAGTTCCTGATACACCTGAGTTGCGCCAGGGCCTGTTACGACGTGCACATTGTAGTCAATATTCTATCCACCCTGGTGGCAAgaagatgtataaagatttACGCtctcagttttggtggaaaggaatgaaacgtgatgtgattGAGGTTGTACGTCGATGTCTCAATTGTCAACAGATCAAAGCTGAGAGAAGAAGGCCAGGAGGTGAATTGAGGAGTTTAGAAGTACCGacttggaaatgggagcacatatcgatggattttgtgactcatttgccAAGAAGCACTGGGACTATTGAcgctatttgggtgattgttgatcgattgacgaaAGTTGCACATTTTATACCCTATAGCATGAATAGTACATATTTGACGATGGCACAGTT ATCTCCTTTATACTGGGATGATGTTGATCGAGCTGTAGTCACTGGTCCTGAGATGATTCTTGAGATGGAACAGAAAGTAAAGTTGATACAGCAGCGATTGaaagcagctcaagatagacaggccgccTATGCAAATAAAAGACGAAGGCCCTTGGAGTTTCAGCAGGGCGATCGAGTATTTTTGAAAGTGTCTCCTTTTCGTGGTACAGTACGATTTGATATGAAAGGAAAGTTGGCACCGAGATATGTTGGCCCGTATGAGATATTGCAGCGGATAGGCACTTTGGCTTATCGATTGGCTCTACCTCCATCTTTATCTggtattcatgatgtgtttcatgtgtcgatgttgcggaagtacgAGCCAGATCCTTCACATGTGTTTGATATTTATGAGGTTCAGTTAGATCCTGATGTGTCTTATGTTGAGAGACCAGTTTGTATTTTGTATCGATCTGAACGGAAGCTTCGTAGTAAGCTTATACCGATGGTGAAGGTTCAGTGGGAGCATAGAGGTgtcgaagaggccacttgggagacagagcgGTATATGAGGGAGCTCTACCCCTACTTATTCTGA